One genomic region from Mastacembelus armatus chromosome 21, fMasArm1.2, whole genome shotgun sequence encodes:
- the pikfyve gene encoding 1-phosphatidylinositol 3-phosphate 5-kinase isoform X2 encodes MACTANSKSVAFFKGISSDMAADDKSSSSSSTDWSFEPPVVSPTSPSHLTHFKPLTPEQDEPPLRSAYSSFVNLFRFNNKEEGRPPTTASEKPDVPSSSQSERSGWSSSPSHSLYGSRTHRKQHPEHLRRPSTASDGSRKSDTPLSNHDPRTAVQLRTALKRLKEIMEGKSQDSDLKQYWMPDSQCKECYDCNEKFTTFRRRHHCRLCGQIFCSRCCNQEIPGKFMGYTGDLRACTYCRKLALNYAHSADSGSIGEDLSALSDSPCSVCVLEPNEPRTPVGGRKSSRNIFLEEDLTWQSMMHQEPQSSGLASRLTTLQEDKSPARKRSASVTNLSLDRSVSSMVPSYDSSVSPPTSRAVSGSKSGIKVDHTEEERKILLDSSQLKDLWKKICHNSTGMEFQDHRYWLRTYPNCIVGKELVNWLLRNGTISTRAQAIAIGQALVDGRWLDCVTHHDQLFRDEYALYRPLQSTEFSETPSPDSDSVNSLEGHSEPSWFKDIKFDDSDTEQPADETEYTMPNSASPSKRTSVSSFHSVVDSDSAASINLNMEQNNVNFHIKKQSKYPHVPPASEQKAEFLVSEDGGQNIVISDAFIKESLFNRRVEEKAKEMLFTPLGWHHSSLDQLREENGEKAAMERLLSANHNHMMALLQQLLYSESLSLSWRDIIVPVVQQVVQTVRPDVRNCDDDMDIRQLVHIKKIPGGRKFDSMVVNGFICTKNVAHKKMNSYIKNPKILLLKCSIEYLYREETKFTCIDPIVLQEREFLKNYVQRIVDVRPNLVLVEKTVSRIAQDMLLEHGITLVINVKPQVLDRVSHMTQGDLVMSMDQLLTKPRLGTCHKFYMQPFTLANNEVKTLMFFEGCPPHLGCSIKLRGASEYELARVKDILMLMMCVAYHSQLEISFLMDEFAMPPSLAQSASFPCLLEGAAAEKVDIDGREKEADGESQEKTVETKESALGGQLEEEWFPSGSSAKKGELDSVEDKLNPQSPSSVQEEATNTETVTSSPFSTAPVPPLSLSPPFLMAEDQEMTLVGTNIRGSEGETGEEEGPLKGESLGIEDGGGSEIPTPRLFRDPLQDDTGMFVAEQVASSDDRLKSISAVFKQELKDIILCISPFITFKEPFLLTPAGMHCPSRDYFPEQVYLSPLLNKDFKELDGRRKRQLLKDSAPSSLVGVQTNGSAPQKPIEVLPCHNLTSTRIIEHLSGSQGLAKMLADYRAKGGRIRQREPTDPFSTVAPTSGQSRTGEAPVKPPVKADSEEEKPSKHDKNDMSWTPKLDCLSPVNHQRLCVLFSSSSAQSNNAPNPCVSPWIVTMEFYGKNDLSLGVFLERYCFRPSYQCPSIFCETPMVHHVRRFVHGSGCVQIVLKELDSPVPGYQHTILNYSWCRICKQVTPVVPLSNDSWSMSFAKYLELRFYGHQYTRRANAEPCGHSIHKDYHQYFSYNQMVASFSYTPVRLLEICLPRPKILIRNQGPSKNNLQQDLKDFSQKVIQVYLAIDDRLTSLKTDTFSKSREEKMEDLFAQKDMEEAELRSWIEKLQARLQVCGVDSPQQLQSVLESLVIKKQSLCEMLQAWNIRLQDLFQQEKGRKRLSVPPSPGRHRQTTTDDSKGALDSSPRNPSPVVQNGEKEDRHLSAMPSVSSILLPSPGDLAAEPITPGPSFNEQDSISIPEDVFDGHLLGSTDSQVKEKSTMKAILANFLPGNSYNPIPIPFDPDKHYLMYEHERVPIAVCEKEPSSIIAFALSCKEYKTALDDLSKTSNGGGDETPQLISGGESRAKSSPARPSESASSLQSRNSVDADPLKDAESAEKQKKQTLNPHIELQFSDANAKFYCRIYYAEEFHKLREEIMESTEEDFVRSLSHCVNWQARGGKSGAVFYATEDDRFILKQMPRLEVQSFLDFAPHYFTYITGAVQHKRPTALAKILGVYRIGYKNSQNNTEKKLDLLVMENLFYGRKMAQVFDLKGSLRNRNVKTDSGKESCEVVLLDENLLKLIHDNPLYIRSHCKAILRAAILSDAYFLSSHLIIDYSLLVGRDDTTDQLVVGIIDYIRTFTWDKRLEMVVKSTGILGGQGKMPTVVSPELYRGRFCEAMDKYFLMVPDHWTGLGINC; translated from the exons ATGGCATGCACTGCAAACTCAAAGTCTGTAGCTTTCTTCAAAGG GATTAGCAGTGACATGGCTGCTGATGACAagtcctcatcctcatcctcaacGGACTGGAGCTTTGAGCCGCCGGTCGTCTCACCCACGAGCCCCTCGCACCTGACCCACTTCAAACCACTGACCCCAGAGCAGGATGAGCCTCCGCTCCGCTCTGCATACAGCTCCTTTGTCAACCTGTTTCGTTTCAATAATAAAG aggagGGGCGTCCTCCCACCACAGCTTCAGAAAAGCCAGATGTGCCATCCTCATCTCAGTCTGAGAGGAGCGGCTGGTCTTCCAGTCCTTCCCACTCCCTCTATGGTTCGAGGACGCACCGGAAACAACATCCCGAGCACCTCCGACGTCCCTCCACTGCCtcag ACGGCAGCAGGAAATCAGATACCCCTCTAAGCAATCATGACCCTCGCACAGCTGTGCAGCTACGCACTGCACTGAAGAGGCTGAAAGAAATCATGGAGGGAAAGAGCCAG GATAGTGATCTGAAGCAGTACTGGATGCCGGATAGCCAGTGTAAGGAGTGTTACGACTGTAATGAAAAGTTCACCACCTTCCGTCGCCGCCACCACTGCAGACTGTGTGGCCAGATCTTCTGCAGCCGCTGCTGCAACCAGGAAATCCCTGGAAAGTTCATGGGCTACACAG GGGACCTGCGGGCCTGCACATACTGTCGGAAATTAGCACTGAACTACGCTCACTCTGCGGACTCTGGCTCCATCGGAGAAGACCTGAGCGCCTTGTCCGACTCTCCCTGCTCAGTGTGCGTGCTGGAGCCCAATGAGCCCCGGACACCAGTGGGTGGACGTAAATCCAGCAGGAACATCTTCCTCGAAGAAGACCTGACCTGGCAGAG tATGATGCACCAAGAGCCCCAGAGCAGTGGCCTCGCGTCCAGACTGACAACACTACAGGAAGACAAATCGCCTGCCAGAAAGAG GTCTGCCAGTGTAACCAACCTGTCGCTGGACCGCTCTGTATCCTCCATGGTGCCTTCCTATGACAGCTCAGTCAGCCCACCAACCAGCCGAGCCGTGTCAGGCTCCAAGAGCGGCATCAAAGTGGACCACAccgaggaggagaggaagatcCTGCTG GACTCCTCCCAGCTGAAGGACTTGTGGAAGAAAATCTGCCACAACAGCACAGGGATGGAGTTCCAGGACCACAGATACTGGCTGAGGACCTACCCAAACTGCATTGTGGGAAAGGAGCTGGTCAACTGGCTGCTGAGGAATGGCACCATCTCCACTAG gGCCCAGGCTATCGCCATAGGGCAGGCGTTAGTGGACGGCCGGTGGCTGGACTGTGTCACTCACCACGACCAGCTGTTCAGGGATGAGTATGCTCTTTACCGCCCCCTCCAG AGTACAGAGTTCTCAGAAACGCCGTCCCCAGACAGCGATAGTGTCAACTCCCTGGAGGGGCATTCAGAGCCATCCTGGTTTAAGGACATCAAGTTTGATGACAGCGACACAGAGCAGCCTGCAGATGAGACCGAGTACACCATGCCCA aCTCTGCCAGCCCCAGCAAGAGGACATCTGTCAGCAGTTTCCATTCAGTGGTGGACAGTGACTCAGCTGCATCCATCAACCTGAACATGGAGCAAAACAATGTCAACTTCCACATCAAGAAACAGTCCAAGTATCCACACGTGCCTCCTGCCAGTGAGCAGAAAG CTGAATTTCTAGTGTCTGAGGATGGAGGACAGAACATTGTCATAAGTGATGCCTTCATCAAGG AGTCTCTGTTCAACCGCCGTGTGGAAGAGAAGGCCAAAGAGATGCTGTTCACTCCGCTGGGCTGGCACCACAGCTCTCTGGACCAGCTCCGAGAGGAGAACGGAGAGAAGGCAGCCATGGAGAGGCTGCT CTCAGCCAACCACAACCACATGATGgcgctgctgcagcagctgctctaCAGTgaatctctgtctctgtcctggcGGGATATCATCGTCCCTGTGGTTCAACAGGTGGTCCAGACAGTCCGACCCGACGTTCGTAACTGTGACGACGACATGGATATCCGTCAGCTGGTCCACATCAAGAAG ATTCCTGGAGGGAGGAAGTTTGACTCGATGGTTGTAAACGGCTTCATATGTACCAAGAACGTCGCCCACAAGAAG ATGAACTCCTACATCAAGAACCCCAAGATCCTGCTGCTGAAGTGCTCCATAGAGTATCTGTACAGGGAGGAGACCAAGTTCACCTGCATCGACCCCATTGTGCTTCAG GAGCGAGAGTTTTTGAAGAACTACGTGCAGCGAATAGTAGACGTCCGTCCAAACCTGGTGTTGGTGGAGAAGACTGTGTCACGTATTGCCCAGGACATGCTGTTGGAGCACGGCATCACACTGGTCATCAACGTCAAACCG CAAGTCCTGGACAGGGTGAGTCACATGACCCAGGGAGACCTGGTAATGTCGATGGATCAGCTTCTCACCAAACCTCGTCTGGGGACCTGTCACAAGTTCTACATGCAGCCCTTCACCCTGGCCAACA ACGAGGTGAAGACGCTGATGTTCTTCGAAGGCTGTCCTCCTCATCTTGGATGCTCCATCAAGCTGCGGGGTGCGTCAGAGTATGAACTAGCCCGGGTGAAGGACATACTCATGCTGATGATGTGTGTGGCCTACCACTCCCAGCTGGAGATCTCTTTCCTCATGGATGAGTTTGCCATGCCTCCCAGTTTGGCCCAGAGTGCCTCGTTCCCCTGCCTGCTGGAGGGCGCGGCGGCAGAAAAGGTAGATATAGACGGCCGAGAGAAGGAGGCAGATGGAGAGAGCCAGGAAAAAACTGTAGAAACCAAAGAGTCTGCACTGGGAGGCCAACTTGAGGAGGAATGGTTTCCCTCAGGATCTTCAGCTAAAAAAGGGGAGTTGGACAGTGTCGAAGATAAGCTGAACCCCCAGTCACCGTCCTCTGTCCAAGAGGAGGCCACTAACACAGAGACCGTGACCTCCTCGCCATTTTCCACTGCCCCTGTgccacctctgtctctctctcctccattcctcatgGCGGAAGACCAGGAGATGACACTTGTAGGCACCAACATCAGGGGGTCTGAGGGGGAGACAGGGGAAGAGGAGGGCCCATTGAAGGGGGAGTCATTAGGTATAGAGGACGGGGGAGGGTCAGAGATACCCACGCCCAGGTTGTTTCGAGACCCTCTGCAGGATGATACAGGGATGTTTGTGGCCGAGCAGGTGGCTTCATCTGATGACCGTCTGAAGTCCATCTCTGCCGTCTTCAAGCAGGAGCTTAAGGACATTATCCTGTGCATTTCCCCCTTCATCACATTTAAAGAACCATTCCTTCTCACACCTGCTGGCATGCACTGCCCCAGCAGGGATTACTTCCCTGAACAG GTCTACCTCTCTCCTCTACTCAACAAGGACTTTAAGGAACTAGACGGGCGCAGAAAGCGACAGCTCCTTAAGGACTCAGCCCCCTCATCTCTGGTGGGAGTTCAGACCAATGGCAGTGCACCACAGAAGCCCATCGAAGTCCTGCCTTGCCACAATCTTACTAGCACCCGCATCATAGAGCACCTGAGTGGCAGCCAGGGTCTGGCTAAGATGCTGGCAGACTATAGAGCAAAGGGAGGCCGCATCCGGCAGAGAGAACCCACTGACCCTTTCAGCACTGTGGCTCCTACTAGTGGCCAGAGCAGGACGGGGGAGGCACCGGTCAAACCACCAGTGAAGGCCGACAGTGAAGAGGAGAAGCCAAGTAAACACGATAAAAACGATATGAGCTGGACCCCCAAG CTGGACTGCCTGAGCCCTGTCAACCATCAGAGACTGTGTGTGCTCTTCAGCAGCTCTTCAGCTCAGTCCAACAACGCGCCCAACCCCTGCGTCAGCCCCTG GATTGTCACGATGGAGTTTTATGGCAAGAATGACCTCTCTCTTGGTGTCTTCTTGGAGAGATACTGTTTCAG GCCGTCTTACCAGTGCCCCAGTATATTCTGTGAGACTCCCATGGTGCACCACGTCCGTCGGTTTGTGCACGGCAGCGGCTGTGTGCAGATCGTGTTGAAGGAGCTGGACTCCCCTGTGCCGGGATATCAGCACACAATTCTCAACTACTCCTGGTGCCGCATTTGCAAACAG GTGACACCAGTGGTGCCTCTGTCCAACGACTCGTGGTCAATGTCTTTCGCCAAATACTTGGAGCTTCGCTTCTACGGCCACCAGTACACTCGACGGGCGAATGCAGAGCCCTGTGGACACTCCATCCACAAAGACTACCACCAGTACTTCTCATACAACCAGATGGTGGCCTCCTTCAG CTACACTCCAGTAAGGCTGTTGGAGATTTGTCTTCCTCGTCCCAAGATCCTGATCAGGAACCAGGGTCCTTCCAAAAACAACTTGCAGCAGGACCTGAAGGACTTCTCTCAGAA AGTGATTCAGGTGTACTTGGCCATCGATGACCGACTCACCTCCCTCAAGACTGACACCTTCAGTAAGAGTCGGGAAGAAAAGATGGAGGACCTGTTTGCTCAGAAAGAC atgGAAGAGGCAGAGCTGCGGAGCTGGATCGAAAAGCTTCAAGCTCGGCTGCAGGTCTGTGGCGTGGATTcccctcagcagctgcagtctgTGCTTGAGTCGCTGGTGATAAAGAAGCAGAGTCTCTGTGAGATGCTACAGGCCTGGAATATCAG GCTTCAGGACTTGTTCCAGCAAGAGAAAGGCAGAAAGCGCCTGTCTGTCCCTCCCAGCCCAGGAAGACACCGACAAACCACCACTGACGACAGCAAG GGTGCCCTGGACTCCTCCCCTCGTAACCCCTCCCCTGTGGTACAGAATGGTGAGAAAG AGGACCGTCACCTCAGTGCGATGCCTTCAGTGTCGTCCATCCTTCTGCCGTCACCAGGAGACCTTGCCGCTGAACCCATCACACCGGGTCCATCCTTCAATGAGCAGGACTCTATCAGCATTCCTGAgg ATGTTTTTGATGGACACTTGCTGGGGTCTACTGACAGCCAGGTGAAGGAGAAATCCACCATGAAAGCAATCCTCGCCAACTTCCTCCCTGGAAACAGCTACAACCCCATCCCAATCCCATT TGACCCAGACAAGCACTATCTGATGTACGAACATGAGCGGGTGCCCATCGCAGTGTGTGAGAAAGAACCAAGCTCCATTATAGCCTTTGCTCTCAG CTGCAAGGAGTATAAAACTGCTCTGGATGATCTGTCCAAGACGtcaaatggaggaggagatgagacTCCACAGCTTATCAG TGGTGGGGAGAGTCGGGCTAAGAGCAGCCCCGCCAGGCCGAGTGAGTCAGCCTCATCCCTGCAGAGTCGCAACAGCGTGGATGCTGACCCGCTCA AGGATGCAgaatcagcagaaaaacagaagaaacagacCCTGAATCCACACATTGAGCTCC AGTTCTCTGATGCCAACGCCAAGTTTTACTGTCGGATCTACTATGCCGAGGAGTTTCACAAGTTGCGAGAGGAGATCATGGAGAGCACGGAGGAGGATTTTGTCCGCTCGCTGTCCCACTGTGTGAACTGGCAGGCTCGTGGTGGGAAGTCTGGAGCCGTTTTCTACGCCACAGAAG acGACCGGTTCATCCTGAAGCAGATGCCTAGACTGGAGGTCCAGTCTTTCCTGGACTTTGCACCTCACTACTTCACCTACATCACCGGGGCTGTGCAGCACAAA AGGCCGACTGCACTGGCAAAGATCCTGGGGGTTTACCGGATCGGTTACAAAAACTCTCAGAACAACACGGAGAAGAAACTGGACCTGCTGGTGATGGAGAATCTCTTCTATGGACGCAAGATGGCTCAG GTGTTCGACCTCAAAGGTTCGCTGAGAAACCGGAACGTGAAGACGGACTCGGGGAAGGAAAGCTGTGAGGTGGTTCTGCTGGATGAGAACCTTCTGAAGCTGATCCATGACAACCCACTGTACATCCGCTCCCACTGCAAGGCCATCCTGCGCGCCGCCATACTCAGCGACGCCTACTTCCTCTCCAGCCACCTCATCATCGACTACTCCCTGCTGGTGGGCCGGGATGATACTACCGACCAGCTGGTGGTCGGGATTATAG ATTATATCAGGACCTTTACCTGGGACAAGAGACTGGAAATGGTTGTCAAATCCACAGGAATCCTGGGGGGTCAAG GTAAGATGCCCACTGTGGTTTCTCCCGAGCTGTACAGAGGCCGTTTCTGCGAGGCCATGGACAAATACTTCCTGATGGTACCAGACCACTGGACCGGTCTGGGCATCAACTGCTGA